Proteins encoded by one window of Ulvibacter sp. MAR_2010_11:
- a CDS encoding DUF2207 domain-containing protein: MAGFLINDKDDNSDLISLIPYWGARGIIKIQEIPKNNWLSANDTILTRLQMLPDNAPEYEKKMFKGLFGSFDSSTSKDVKVSSLKNTFYTTMAKSRTLLNEKAQPYYEADSKSVKNVNLGMLVVLAIVLFPLVLFIWGLLGAFAVLLTCIVLAFVNVHMVKKNSKGNQVFAELKGFKKFVKVAEENKLKMLLSEDPTYFESTMSYALAFGLFDRWSKKFDALHMAPPSWYSSQGNHHMNMNNFSRSFSGAMSSAQSTMVSAPSSSSSGGGGSSGGGFGGGGGGSW; the protein is encoded by the coding sequence TTCTTAATTAACGACAAGGATGATAACTCCGATTTAATTTCACTGATCCCATATTGGGGCGCACGTGGAATTATAAAAATTCAAGAAATTCCAAAGAATAATTGGTTGAGTGCCAACGATACAATACTAACGCGTTTGCAAATGCTACCGGACAACGCCCCTGAATACGAAAAGAAGATGTTCAAAGGTTTGTTTGGCAGTTTCGACAGTTCTACCTCAAAAGATGTAAAGGTGAGTAGTCTTAAAAATACTTTCTATACTACAATGGCCAAATCCCGCACCCTACTTAATGAGAAAGCCCAACCCTATTATGAAGCCGATTCCAAAAGTGTAAAAAATGTTAACTTAGGTATGTTGGTAGTTCTCGCTATTGTCCTATTTCCTTTGGTCCTATTTATCTGGGGGCTTTTGGGCGCGTTTGCAGTGCTTTTAACCTGTATTGTTTTGGCCTTTGTGAATGTTCATATGGTTAAGAAAAATTCAAAAGGGAATCAGGTTTTTGCAGAATTGAAGGGATTTAAGAAGTTTGTTAAAGTTGCTGAAGAAAATAAACTGAAAATGCTGCTCTCTGAAGATCCAACGTATTTTGAAAGTACCATGAGTTATGCCCTGGCCTTCGGATTGTTCGATAGGTGGTCGAAAAAATTTGACGCTTTACACATGGCGCCTCCCAGTTGGTATTCATCTCAAGGAAACCATCACATGAATATGAATAACTTTTCCCGCTCTTTTTCCGGCGCAATGTCTTCGGCTCAATCGACCATGGTTAGTGCACCCTCCAGTAGTTCTTCCGGCGGAGGAGGATCCTCCGGTGGGGGTTTTGGCGGCGGTGGCGGTGGAAGCTGGTAA
- a CDS encoding NAD(P)/FAD-dependent oxidoreductase — protein sequence MTTRRKFIKQVSVASGGILLPAPDFRNIFSPIKQKVVIIGAGFSGLAAAYKLKNKNVDVTILESRNRIGGRVFSHKMTDDLVIELGGEWVGNSHERIHALCGEMNLELFNNQFNTHLLYKGDYSPAGAWDYSEGWNTKLNKMLEDYADLTDKEKLVMDKMDWWRYLVNNGCDGRDLDIRELLDSTDFGESIRQVSSFAAIAEYAESSENNEMDLKIKGGNGMLAERLSEKIGKEKILLKHTVSRIVQDSKVKVYCENGKVFEADKIICTIPTFAMQKIDWHPGLPSEKVDALNELQYARINKHAMLFNQRFWKDESFDMITDQSPHYFYHGTKNQKSGQGVLISYSVGEKAAVIANQTDAWNAKMINETLQPHFGNVASQLKNQVNYYWGNDSYSKGAYALYGKDQWFRVRPILEESFLHTHFAGEHLADWQGFMEGAINTGEAAADMI from the coding sequence ATGACAACACGTAGAAAATTCATCAAACAAGTATCGGTTGCCTCAGGCGGTATTTTGTTACCTGCACCCGATTTCAGAAATATATTTTCACCTATAAAACAAAAAGTAGTAATTATTGGCGCAGGTTTTTCGGGCCTGGCAGCCGCGTACAAGCTGAAAAACAAAAATGTAGATGTTACTATATTGGAAAGTAGAAATAGAATTGGAGGAAGGGTATTTTCACATAAGATGACAGACGATTTGGTTATCGAATTGGGAGGAGAATGGGTTGGAAATTCACACGAGAGAATACACGCTTTGTGCGGTGAGATGAATCTGGAATTGTTCAACAATCAGTTTAATACCCATCTTCTTTATAAAGGAGACTATTCTCCCGCCGGCGCCTGGGATTACAGTGAAGGATGGAACACCAAGCTCAACAAAATGCTGGAAGACTATGCAGATCTAACCGATAAGGAAAAGCTGGTGATGGACAAAATGGACTGGTGGCGTTATTTGGTGAACAATGGCTGCGATGGTCGTGATCTGGATATCAGAGAATTGTTGGACAGCACCGATTTTGGTGAAAGTATCCGTCAGGTTTCTTCCTTTGCCGCGATTGCCGAATATGCCGAAAGCAGTGAGAATAACGAAATGGATTTAAAGATCAAAGGCGGAAACGGAATGCTTGCTGAAAGGCTTTCAGAAAAAATAGGAAAAGAAAAGATCCTTCTGAAGCATACGGTTTCCCGAATAGTTCAGGACAGCAAGGTAAAAGTGTATTGTGAAAATGGCAAGGTGTTCGAAGCCGATAAAATTATTTGTACCATTCCCACCTTTGCAATGCAAAAAATTGATTGGCACCCGGGATTACCTTCCGAAAAAGTTGATGCATTGAATGAATTACAGTACGCCCGTATTAACAAACACGCAATGCTCTTTAATCAGCGGTTCTGGAAAGACGAAAGTTTCGATATGATTACCGATCAGAGTCCGCATTATTTCTATCATGGTACCAAAAATCAGAAATCGGGGCAAGGGGTGCTTATTTCGTATAGTGTTGGTGAAAAAGCTGCAGTGATTGCCAATCAGACAGATGCATGGAATGCCAAAATGATCAATGAGACCTTACAACCTCACTTTGGAAATGTTGCATCTCAGTTAAAGAATCAGGTAAATTATTACTGGGGCAACGATTCGTATTCGAAAGGGGCTTATGCATTGTATGGAAAAGACCAATGGTTTAGAGTGAGACCAATTTTAGAGGAATCCTTTTTACACACTCACTTTGCAGGAGAGCATCTTGCCGATTGGCAAGGCTTTATGGAAGGCGCCATCAATACAGGGGAAGCCGCAGCCGATATGATTTAA
- a CDS encoding sodium:solute symporter → MQQIDWIVLGGTLLFIVLYGTYKTRGSKNVTDYLKGGSDAKWWTIGLSVMATQASAITFLSTPGQAFHDGMGFVQFYFGLPIAMVVICLVFIPIYHRLKVFTAYEYLETRFDLKTRTLTAILFLIQRGLAAGITIFAPAIILSAVLGWNLIYLNVIIGVLVIIYTVSGGTKAVSVTQKQQMAVIFAGMLIAFLLILNYLPLDITFSKALEIAGANGKMEILDFSFDFDNRYTFWSGIIGGSFLALSYFGTDQSQVQRYLSGKSVRQSQMGMIFNGLLKVPMQFFILLVGIMVFVFYQFNSSPLHFNPAAVEDVMASPYAQEYKDLVTEKNALDEQLISKQLAFTTTNSASEKELLKEEIQIINVTEDELREQSKAIIKKANPEAETNDKDYVFIHFILNNLPRGLIGLLLAVILSAAMSSTASELNALGSTTTIDLYKRNVGVRDDKHYVKASKWFTLLWGIIAILVACIANLFDNLIQLVNIIGSIFYGNVLGIFLLAFFIKYVKSKAVFTAAIITQAIIIYVWWIDLMPYLWLNLAGCALVMGIAIVLQSMLPKKENASE, encoded by the coding sequence ATGCAGCAAATAGACTGGATTGTACTTGGGGGAACCCTACTCTTTATTGTTCTTTACGGGACCTATAAAACACGTGGGAGCAAAAACGTGACCGACTACCTCAAAGGGGGTAGCGATGCCAAATGGTGGACCATTGGTTTAAGTGTTATGGCTACTCAGGCCAGTGCTATCACCTTTTTATCTACTCCGGGACAGGCGTTTCACGACGGAATGGGGTTTGTGCAGTTTTATTTCGGATTGCCAATTGCGATGGTGGTTATCTGTTTGGTTTTTATTCCAATCTACCACCGACTCAAAGTCTTTACGGCCTACGAATATTTGGAAACCCGTTTCGACTTAAAAACGCGTACGCTAACAGCAATTTTGTTTTTAATTCAGCGAGGACTGGCAGCCGGAATAACCATTTTTGCACCGGCTATCATACTATCGGCAGTGTTGGGATGGAATCTTATTTACCTCAACGTCATTATTGGTGTTTTAGTTATAATCTATACTGTAAGTGGTGGCACAAAGGCCGTAAGTGTTACGCAAAAGCAGCAAATGGCTGTGATATTTGCAGGGATGTTGATCGCCTTTTTATTAATTCTGAATTATTTACCACTAGACATAACCTTCTCTAAAGCATTGGAAATTGCAGGTGCCAACGGGAAAATGGAAATTCTGGATTTTTCGTTCGATTTTGACAATCGTTACACTTTTTGGAGCGGAATTATTGGCGGAAGCTTCCTCGCTCTGTCCTACTTTGGAACGGATCAAAGTCAGGTGCAGCGGTATCTTTCAGGAAAATCGGTGCGTCAAAGTCAGATGGGCATGATCTTTAACGGCCTACTAAAGGTTCCAATGCAGTTTTTTATATTGTTGGTAGGAATCATGGTTTTTGTTTTTTATCAGTTTAACAGCTCCCCTTTACACTTTAATCCTGCTGCTGTAGAAGATGTAATGGCTTCCCCCTATGCACAGGAGTATAAGGATTTGGTCACTGAAAAAAATGCGTTGGACGAACAACTTATTTCGAAGCAATTGGCGTTTACAACGACAAACAGTGCTTCAGAAAAAGAATTGTTGAAAGAAGAGATTCAGATTATCAATGTCACTGAAGATGAATTACGGGAACAATCCAAAGCAATCATTAAAAAAGCCAATCCCGAAGCCGAAACAAATGATAAGGATTATGTATTTATTCATTTTATTCTCAACAATCTGCCGCGAGGCTTAATTGGACTATTGCTGGCTGTAATTTTAAGTGCTGCCATGTCTTCCACGGCCTCCGAATTGAATGCCTTGGGTTCTACTACAACCATCGATCTTTACAAAAGGAATGTGGGTGTTCGCGATGACAAGCACTATGTAAAGGCGTCCAAATGGTTTACATTGTTATGGGGGATTATCGCTATTTTAGTGGCCTGCATTGCTAATCTATTCGATAATTTAATTCAGCTGGTAAATATTATTGGTTCTATTTTCTACGGAAATGTTCTCGGAATCTTTTTACTTGCCTTTTTTATTAAATATGTGAAAAGTAAAGCTGTATTTACAGCCGCAATTATCACCCAGGCAATCATCATCTATGTATGGTGGATTGACCTTATGCCCTATTTATGGCTGAATTTGGCAGGTTGTGCTCTGGTTATGGGGATTGCGATAGTTTTGCAATCGATGCTTCCTAAAAAAGAAAACGCTTCTGAATAA
- a CDS encoding PIG-L family deacetylase → MRKFLVPLFLLLFCFSTINAQSPQKPSASEIYHSLQKLNFLGSALYIAAHPDDENTRLISFLSNDVKARTAYLSLTRGDGGQNLVGPEIRELLGVIRTQELLAARRVDGGQQIFTRANDFGYSKHPDETLEIWNKNEVLGDVVLAIRKFKPDIIINRFDHRSPGSTHGHHTSSAMLSFDAFDMVGDTTKYPETVKTYGAWQPRRLFFNTSWWFYGSQENFDKADKTNLVEVETGSYYPSLGLSNGEIASLSRSMHKSQGFGSTGTRGSQTEYLEFLTGDFPADKSNLFDGINTTWSRLEGGAAIGTILAKVEKDFNFKNPSASISELLKAYDLIRKLPEGYWKTVKMEEIKDLIADCAGLYLEAVANEQSISPKGAVKVTIEAINRSNVPIKLNSVASSVIVFPASLQATTLTQNTPYTLESVDGTFSATKYSAPYWLSETGTLGMYRVDDTNLIGLPEQTNQFPVTFHLTIEGRQISFDRNIVYKFNDPVDGEVYRPFEVIPDVTSSIPEKVLIFATEASREIPVIVQSGRDNINGTVTLQHPKGWVVSPAQHVFNIAKKGQQQTLVFTVQPPKEQNDGYFKPLLQIGDVFYNKELVTIDYDHIPFQSVLLPSEARVVRLDIQKKGQQIGYINGAGDAIPESLKEIGYTVTTIEPSQITSENLQQFDAIVVGIRAYNTVPELDYKQTELNNYVQNGGTLLLQYNTSRGMNDTDFGPLSLKLSRDRVTDENSEVEILAPDHPVLNTPNKITQDDFKNWVQERGLYFPDEWAAEFTPILGMHDKGEPLTKGSLLVAKYGKGHYIYTGLSFFRELPAGVPGAYRLFANLLSLGN, encoded by the coding sequence ATGCGTAAATTTTTAGTTCCTCTCTTTCTTTTATTGTTTTGCTTTTCAACAATAAACGCCCAATCTCCTCAAAAACCTTCTGCTTCCGAAATATATCACAGCCTTCAAAAATTAAATTTTCTGGGCTCGGCATTGTACATTGCAGCACATCCGGACGACGAGAATACCCGTCTAATTTCGTTTCTTTCCAACGATGTAAAAGCCCGAACTGCCTACCTTTCCTTGACGCGAGGCGATGGCGGACAAAACCTTGTAGGACCCGAAATTCGTGAATTGCTAGGGGTGATTAGAACTCAGGAATTACTGGCTGCCCGACGCGTAGACGGCGGACAACAAATCTTTACACGCGCCAACGATTTTGGATATTCAAAACATCCCGATGAAACTTTGGAAATCTGGAATAAAAACGAAGTTTTAGGCGATGTGGTTCTTGCCATCCGAAAATTTAAACCCGATATTATTATCAATCGGTTTGATCATCGCAGTCCGGGAAGTACACACGGCCATCATACTTCTTCTGCCATGTTGAGTTTTGACGCATTCGATATGGTTGGAGATACCACAAAATATCCCGAAACGGTTAAAACCTACGGTGCCTGGCAACCCCGGCGCCTCTTTTTTAATACTTCGTGGTGGTTTTATGGGAGTCAGGAGAATTTTGATAAAGCCGATAAAACCAATTTAGTGGAGGTTGAAACCGGAAGTTATTATCCTTCATTGGGTCTATCGAACGGCGAAATTGCGTCGTTAAGCCGAAGCATGCACAAATCGCAAGGCTTCGGAAGTACCGGAACACGTGGGAGTCAGACCGAATATCTCGAATTTTTAACAGGAGATTTCCCCGCAGACAAATCGAATTTATTCGACGGAATCAATACCACCTGGTCTCGTTTGGAAGGTGGCGCTGCGATTGGAACCATTTTGGCGAAGGTTGAAAAAGATTTCAATTTTAAAAATCCTTCAGCAAGTATCTCGGAATTGTTAAAAGCATACGATTTAATTAGAAAACTTCCCGAAGGCTACTGGAAAACGGTAAAGATGGAAGAAATTAAAGATCTTATTGCCGACTGTGCCGGCTTGTATTTGGAAGCAGTGGCAAATGAGCAAAGCATATCCCCTAAGGGTGCTGTAAAGGTGACCATCGAAGCAATAAACCGTTCGAATGTTCCCATAAAACTTAACTCGGTGGCGTCTTCGGTAATTGTGTTTCCTGCTTCACTGCAAGCCACTACCCTAACTCAAAATACACCTTATACCCTCGAAAGCGTCGATGGGACATTTTCAGCAACAAAATACAGTGCGCCCTATTGGCTGAGTGAAACAGGCACCTTGGGAATGTATAGAGTGGATGATACTAATTTGATTGGTCTGCCTGAACAGACCAATCAATTTCCTGTGACGTTTCATCTTACTATTGAGGGAAGACAAATAAGTTTTGACCGTAACATAGTGTATAAGTTTAACGATCCTGTAGACGGGGAAGTGTATCGTCCATTTGAAGTAATCCCGGATGTAACCTCCTCTATCCCCGAAAAAGTACTCATTTTCGCAACAGAAGCCTCAAGAGAAATTCCGGTAATTGTACAATCGGGCCGTGATAATATAAATGGAACCGTCACACTTCAGCATCCAAAAGGATGGGTGGTCTCCCCTGCTCAACATGTTTTCAATATTGCCAAAAAAGGACAACAACAAACCCTTGTCTTTACTGTACAGCCGCCAAAGGAACAAAATGACGGCTATTTCAAGCCTTTATTGCAAATTGGCGATGTGTTTTACAACAAAGAGCTTGTTACAATAGACTACGACCATATTCCGTTTCAAAGTGTTTTATTACCTTCGGAAGCACGGGTGGTGCGACTTGATATTCAGAAAAAAGGACAACAAATTGGTTATATAAACGGTGCAGGTGACGCGATCCCCGAAAGTTTAAAAGAAATTGGCTATACCGTTACCACTATCGAACCTTCGCAAATAACTTCAGAGAATTTACAACAATTTGATGCGATTGTAGTTGGAATTAGAGCTTATAACACAGTTCCCGAACTGGATTACAAACAAACCGAACTCAACAATTACGTGCAAAACGGAGGTACTTTGCTGCTTCAATACAATACGAGTCGGGGAATGAACGATACCGATTTTGGGCCGTTATCCCTTAAACTCTCTCGCGATCGGGTTACCGATGAAAATTCAGAAGTAGAAATTTTAGCACCCGATCATCCTGTCCTGAACACCCCAAATAAAATTACACAGGACGATTTTAAAAACTGGGTACAGGAACGCGGACTCTATTTTCCGGATGAGTGGGCGGCAGAATTCACTCCTATTTTGGGAATGCACGACAAGGGAGAACCTTTGACCAAAGGGTCTTTACTGGTCGCCAAATACGGAAAAGGGCACTATATTTACACAGGATTGAGCTTCTTTAGAGAACTTCCGGCGGGAGTTCCCGGAGCATATCGCCTGTTTGCCAATTTACTCTCCTTAGGAAATTAA
- a CDS encoding mechanosensitive ion channel domain-containing protein has protein sequence MFLEEYLPQLIKTAAHIVIFIILRLILIMLVRRFAKNSERIEHRTGLILKYIDFAIIFLMIMGMILIWGVEFSDLGWVMSSVFAVIGIAFFAQWSILSNITSGIIMFFTFPYKIGDYIKVHDKEFPMEGIIEDIKTFHLVLRTNQGEFVTYPNSLMLQKGVSVIKPDHIDDFLHEDDKNVKEQPID, from the coding sequence ATGTTTTTAGAAGAATATCTTCCACAACTTATTAAAACTGCAGCTCATATTGTAATATTTATCATATTGCGATTGATTCTAATAATGCTGGTAAGGCGTTTCGCAAAAAATTCGGAAAGAATAGAACACCGTACAGGACTTATTCTCAAGTACATTGACTTCGCTATTATCTTTCTTATGATAATGGGAATGATTCTTATTTGGGGAGTAGAATTTAGTGATTTGGGATGGGTAATGTCTTCTGTTTTTGCAGTTATAGGAATCGCATTTTTTGCCCAATGGTCTATCCTTAGTAATATAACCAGCGGTATAATCATGTTTTTTACCTTTCCATATAAAATTGGAGATTATATCAAAGTTCACGATAAAGAGTTTCCGATGGAAGGTATAATTGAAGATATAAAAACATTCCATTTGGTATTACGAACCAATCAAGGAGAATTTGTAACATACCCCAATAGTTTAATGCTTCAGAAAGGCGTAAGTGTCATAAAACCCGATCACATTGATGACTTTTTGCATGAAGACGATAAAAATGTTAAAGAACAGCCAATAGATTAA
- a CDS encoding septum formation inhibitor Maf: protein MKFLLYNTLVIFLFLTLITSCNSVEKDTDPLGVSNSKKDKREPKPRNLSEEFKAYWYNGTAEITSYDLSQERYGEIREGSAVTIFVTEDFLPSEQVKANNYSEENISVLKLNQMKNFLTGIYPYSIMSSTFSPVKHTGHALKVSNSVQEWCGMVYAQLNNKNDFEIEAYSYFEGEADQSIKLPKAWLENELWNLIRINPEELPTGDISIIPSFEYLRLRHKKLDAYPAFAGLKQGDSLTSYSINYPELQRQLVIYFNSTFPYEIEKWEETNATQPHDTLRLKTTATKMKRIRTSYWTQNSNKDVILRDSLGIK from the coding sequence ATGAAATTTCTTCTTTACAACACGCTCGTAATATTCTTATTCCTCACCCTTATAACATCTTGTAATTCTGTTGAAAAAGACACAGATCCTTTGGGAGTTTCAAATTCCAAAAAGGACAAAAGGGAGCCGAAGCCCCGAAATTTAAGCGAAGAATTTAAAGCGTATTGGTACAATGGAACGGCCGAAATTACATCTTATGACCTATCGCAGGAACGCTACGGAGAAATACGGGAAGGGAGCGCAGTGACAATTTTTGTAACGGAAGACTTTTTGCCTTCGGAGCAGGTAAAAGCAAATAACTATTCTGAAGAAAATATTTCGGTACTGAAATTAAATCAGATGAAAAACTTTCTCACCGGCATTTACCCATATTCTATCATGTCCAGCACATTTAGTCCTGTAAAACACACGGGGCATGCGTTAAAAGTGAGTAATTCGGTGCAGGAATGGTGCGGTATGGTATATGCGCAACTCAACAATAAAAATGATTTTGAAATTGAGGCATATTCTTATTTTGAAGGAGAGGCCGACCAATCCATTAAATTGCCTAAAGCCTGGTTGGAAAATGAATTGTGGAATCTAATCCGTATTAACCCCGAAGAACTCCCAACCGGTGATATCTCGATTATTCCATCGTTCGAGTACTTGCGATTACGGCACAAAAAGTTAGATGCATATCCTGCATTTGCCGGTTTAAAACAGGGTGATTCTCTTACCTCGTATTCTATCAATTATCCCGAATTGCAGCGACAACTGGTGATTTACTTTAACAGTACCTTTCCTTACGAAATTGAAAAATGGGAAGAAACCAACGCTACACAGCCTCACGACACTTTGAGATTAAAAACAACCGCTACAAAAATGAAGCGAATTCGTACCTCCTATTGGACACAAAACAGCAATAAAGATGTAATTTTACGGGATTCACTTGGTATAAAATAA
- a CDS encoding Maf-like protein: MLKTHLKNYNIILASGSPRRQAFFKDLDVDFAIEVREIEESYPDSLVASEITDYLAQLKASAFEDLAENDVLITSDTIVWKDGVAIGKPKDAEDAKNMLRNLSGELHEVITSVCFTSKNFQKTIHDTTKVWFKSLSEAEIEYYLNTYQPYDKAGSYGVQEWIGYIAIERLEGSYFNVMGLPTHLVYKTLMGLPLR; this comes from the coding sequence ATGCTAAAGACACACCTTAAAAACTACAACATAATTCTCGCCTCGGGATCACCACGTAGGCAGGCATTTTTTAAAGATCTGGATGTCGATTTTGCTATTGAGGTACGTGAAATTGAAGAATCCTACCCCGATTCACTAGTGGCTTCTGAAATTACCGATTATCTCGCACAATTAAAAGCTTCGGCCTTTGAGGATCTTGCCGAAAATGATGTGTTAATCACCAGTGATACTATTGTATGGAAGGACGGAGTCGCCATCGGAAAACCCAAAGATGCTGAGGATGCTAAAAACATGCTGCGCAATTTAAGCGGGGAATTGCACGAAGTAATCACCTCTGTTTGCTTCACGAGTAAGAACTTTCAGAAAACAATTCACGACACAACCAAAGTATGGTTTAAATCTCTTTCCGAAGCTGAAATAGAATACTATCTCAACACCTACCAACCCTACGACAAGGCAGGAAGTTACGGCGTACAGGAATGGATTGGCTATATCGCCATTGAAAGACTGGAAGGTTCCTATTTTAACGTAATGGGATTGCCAACACATCTTGTTTACAAAACGTTAATGGGGCTGCCTTTACGCTGA
- a CDS encoding geranylgeranylglycerol-phosphate geranylgeranyltransferase gives MNILKLIRPLNLLLIAFMQVALKFGLFLPFEAATTLTTSQFTLLVMATLCIAAGGNVINDIYDVAIDRINKPSKVLVGTKVSENTANRWYLILTTAGVGIGFYLANSIEKPGFAALFVIIAALLYLYASYIKAMLLAGNVLISALVAMSILIVGLFELLPAIVPENQASQWVIFKILLDFAMFAFVLNLIREIVKDLQDINGDKKGEINSLAIALGRKRATTIVFVLGVFTMCGIIYYMYVNLYSSQLVIGYFLLFIIGPLLYFCTKAWSAATEKDYTKLSWLLKVIMFFGIGSMLLYRFVPIA, from the coding sequence ATGAATATACTTAAACTAATTCGTCCGCTTAATCTATTGTTAATTGCTTTTATGCAAGTGGCCCTAAAATTCGGACTCTTCCTTCCCTTTGAAGCCGCAACTACATTAACTACTTCTCAATTTACCCTCTTAGTAATGGCTACGCTGTGCATTGCCGCCGGAGGAAACGTCATCAACGATATCTACGATGTGGCGATAGATCGTATTAATAAACCCTCTAAAGTACTCGTGGGCACTAAAGTTTCAGAAAACACTGCCAATCGTTGGTACCTAATATTAACAACAGCAGGAGTCGGCATCGGATTTTACCTGGCAAACAGCATCGAAAAACCCGGTTTTGCAGCGTTATTTGTGATAATTGCTGCTCTTCTCTATTTATATGCATCCTACATTAAAGCGATGCTTCTTGCCGGAAATGTATTAATTTCTGCTCTGGTAGCTATGAGTATTCTAATTGTAGGACTGTTTGAGTTGCTGCCTGCGATTGTGCCCGAGAATCAGGCGTCACAGTGGGTCATTTTTAAAATACTACTGGATTTTGCAATGTTTGCCTTTGTACTGAATTTAATTCGGGAAATAGTAAAAGACCTGCAGGATATCAATGGCGATAAAAAGGGAGAAATAAATTCGTTAGCCATAGCCCTTGGACGAAAAAGAGCGACTACGATCGTGTTTGTACTCGGCGTTTTTACCATGTGCGGTATCATCTATTATATGTACGTAAACCTGTACAGCTCGCAACTGGTGATTGGATATTTTTTATTGTTCATTATAGGCCCACTACTTTATTTTTGTACAAAGGCCTGGAGTGCGGCAACAGAGAAGGATTATACCAAACTTTCATGGCTTTTAAAAGTAATTATGTTCTTCGGAATAGGTTCCATGCTATTGTATAGATTTGTTCCAATTGCATGA
- a CDS encoding HAD family hydrolase, whose product MEKSYKEYLQHITTFVFDVDGVLTDGTIQVTTSGELFRTMHTKDGFALKTALEQGFKVCIISGGTNEGVRNRLQGLGLTDIHLGAHHKTETLNRYLQSANVKRENVLFMGDDIPDLEVMQQVGLPCCPQDAVPEIKEISTYVSHKNGGKGCVRDVIEQVLKVQGKWLSNGATSAKYD is encoded by the coding sequence ATGGAAAAAAGCTATAAAGAATACTTACAGCATATTACCACCTTTGTTTTTGATGTGGACGGGGTGCTTACCGACGGGACCATACAGGTAACAACAAGCGGCGAGCTGTTTAGAACCATGCATACCAAAGACGGATTTGCTCTAAAGACCGCTTTGGAACAAGGGTTTAAGGTGTGTATTATTTCGGGTGGCACAAATGAAGGTGTTCGAAACAGACTGCAAGGTTTGGGCTTAACCGATATTCATCTAGGCGCCCACCACAAAACCGAAACTTTAAACCGATATCTCCAAAGCGCGAATGTAAAACGGGAAAATGTTTTGTTTATGGGCGATGATATTCCCGATCTGGAAGTTATGCAACAAGTAGGTCTGCCTTGTTGTCCGCAGGACGCCGTTCCGGAGATTAAAGAAATTTCTACGTATGTGTCCCATAAAAATGGCGGAAAAGGCTGTGTACGCGATGTGATTGAACAGGTACTGAAAGTGCAAGGAAAGTGGCTTTCTAACGGTGCAACCAGTGCCAAATACGATTAA
- a CDS encoding Rossmann-like and DUF2520 domain-containing protein, with amino-acid sequence MIRIVFIGFGNVNYHLCSTLYNMSNVSVNQIYNRNKVEIKSVLKSIPVTSQLSKIEEADIYIIGIPDDVVGSFSETLPFKNRLVVHTSGGVAMEVLSKQNRSGVFYPLQTFSKERVVDFKEIPICVEAENASDLKLLKTLGETISEKVVEINSEERAKLHLAAVFVNNFVNHLYRVGHEITSENNLQFDLLQPLIAETARKIETLTPSEAQTGPAKRNDLKTIEKHLHLLKDSSHKELYQQLTQAIQKTYGKKL; translated from the coding sequence ATGATTCGAATTGTTTTTATAGGATTTGGAAATGTCAACTATCATTTATGTAGTACTTTATATAATATGAGCAATGTTTCTGTTAATCAAATATATAACAGAAATAAAGTTGAAATAAAATCTGTTCTGAAATCAATTCCTGTTACCTCACAATTATCCAAAATAGAAGAAGCAGATATTTATATTATCGGCATCCCGGATGATGTTGTAGGTTCGTTTTCGGAAACGCTACCATTTAAAAACAGGCTTGTAGTTCATACATCTGGTGGCGTTGCAATGGAGGTACTTTCGAAACAAAACCGAAGCGGAGTGTTTTATCCTCTGCAAACTTTTTCGAAGGAGCGGGTTGTGGATTTTAAGGAAATTCCAATCTGTGTGGAAGCCGAAAATGCATCCGATTTAAAACTTTTAAAAACCCTTGGGGAAACCATTTCAGAAAAAGTGGTGGAAATTAATTCGGAAGAACGTGCAAAACTCCATCTGGCCGCAGTGTTTGTGAATAATTTTGTCAATCATTTGTATCGTGTAGGGCATGAAATCACTTCAGAAAATAACCTGCAATTCGATTTATTACAACCGCTTATTGCTGAAACAGCCCGCAAAATTGAAACGCTAACCCCTTCCGAAGCGCAAACCGGGCCCGCAAAACGCAACGATTTAAAAACAATTGAAAAACATTTACATTTGCTGAAGGACAGTTCGCATAAAGAATTGTATCAACAACTAACGCAAGCCATACAAAAGACCTATGGAAAAAAGCTATAA